One stretch of Hemiscyllium ocellatum isolate sHemOce1 chromosome 27 unlocalized genomic scaffold, sHemOce1.pat.X.cur. SUPER_27_unloc_3, whole genome shotgun sequence DNA includes these proteins:
- the LOC132808032 gene encoding zinc finger protein 239-like: MENPEESRPVEKPWKCGDCGKGFRVPSTLETHRRSHTGERPFPCTDCGKAFRDYSHLLRHQRSHTGEKPISCPDCGKAFIFFSALLAHQRVHTGEKPFSCPECGKAFRYSSNLLTHQRVHTGERPYTCPQCRKSFTCSSNLRSHQRIHTGERPFSCPECGKAFHDSSTLLTHQRIHTGERPFSCPKCRKGFNCSSHLRSHQRIHTRERLFTCSQCGKAFSYSSTLLIHQRIHTGERPYTCPHCGKGFTCSSNLRRHQRVHMPSQGD, translated from the coding sequence atggagaatcctgaggaatcccgccccgtggagaaaccgtggaagtgtggcgactgtgggaaaggcttccgtgtcccgtctaccctggagactcatcggcgcagtcacaccggggagaggccattcccctgcaccgactgcgggaaggccttcagagattactcccacctgctgaggcaccagcggagcCACACGGGGGAAAAACCCATCAGCTGCCCAgattgtgggaaggccttcatatTTTTCTCTGCCCTgttggcccaccagcgggtccacacaggagagaagccgttcagctgcccagagtgtgggaaggccttcaggtattcctccaacctgctgacccaccagcgtgtccacaccggggagagaccgtacacctgccctcagtgcagaaagagcttcacctgctcctccaacctgcggagccaccagcggatccacaccggggagaggcccttcagctgccctgagtgtgggaaggcctttcacgattcctccaccctgctgacccaccagcggatccacaccggggagagacccttcagctgccccaaaTGCAGGAAGGGTTTCaactgctcctcccacctgcggagccaccagcggatTCACACAAGGGAGAGGCTCTTCActtgctctcagtgcgggaaggccttcagctattCCTCCACGCTGCTGATCCACCAGCGGatacacaccggggagagaccataCACCTGCCCTcactgcgggaagggcttcacctgctcctccaacctgcggagacaccagcgagttcacatgccatcgcagggggattga